The Bubalus kerabau isolate K-KA32 ecotype Philippines breed swamp buffalo chromosome 10, PCC_UOA_SB_1v2, whole genome shotgun sequence sequence CCATCGTGGCCTTTCACGGTGGCAACTACCGTGAGCTCTACCATATCCTGGAAAACCACAAGTTCACCAAGGAGTCTCACGCCAAACTGCAGGCGCTGTGGCTCGAAGCTCATTACCAGGAGGCTGAGAAGCTGCGTGGACGGCCCTTGGGGCCGGTGGATAAGTACCGCGTGAGGAAGAAGTTCCCGCTGCCGCGCACCATCTGGGACGGCGAACAGAAGACACACTGCTTCAAGGAGCGCACGCGGCACCTGCTGCGGGAATGGTACCTGCAGGACCCCTACCCCAACCCAAGCAAA is a genomic window containing:
- the SIX6 gene encoding homeobox protein SIX6 isoform X2 is translated as MFQLPILNFSPQQVAGVCETLEESGDVERLGRFLWSLPVAPAACEALNKNESVLRARAIVAFHGGNYRELYHILENHKFTKESHAKLQALWLEAHYQEAEKLRGRPLGPVDKYRVRKKFPLPRTIWDGEQKTHCFKERTRHLLREWYLQDPYPNPSKKRELAQATGLTPTQVGNWFKNRRQRDRAAAAKNR